One window of Azospirillaceae bacterium genomic DNA carries:
- the glgA gene encoding glycogen synthase GlgA, giving the protein MSVLSVASEVFPLIKTGGLADVVGALPGALAAEDVAVTTMVPGYPAVMSALENGREVHAFGELFGGPARLIAGTAQGLDLIVVDAPHLYARAGNPYLGPDGRDWSDNALRFAALSRAAAEVGLGRGGVPRPDIVHAHDWQTGLAPAYMVYDQWVQTPSVMTVHNLAFQGQFEATLLHRLGLPPHSFGMDGVEYYGGIGYLKAGLQLANRITTVSPTYAQEIRGPEAGMGLDGLLRARAADVSGIINGVDTTIWDPANDPFLPAPFSSRHLKGRAAAKATLQQRFGLAEDPDALVFGVVSRLSWQKGLDLLLEAIPTLIAAGGQLVLLGAGDQVLERGYRNAAAAHPGRIGCVIGYDEPLAHLIQAGAEALIVPSRFEPCGLTQLYALRYGAIPVVSSVGGLADTVIDANEMAIAAGVGTGVRFQPTSTLALEGAIQRTSALYADHAAWKRLRRNAMATDVSWTIPARRYAALYRDLLS; this is encoded by the coding sequence ATCTCCGTGCTCTCGGTCGCGTCGGAAGTGTTTCCCCTGATCAAGACCGGGGGCTTGGCGGATGTGGTGGGGGCCCTGCCGGGGGCGTTGGCGGCCGAGGACGTGGCCGTCACCACCATGGTGCCGGGATATCCCGCCGTGATGTCCGCCTTGGAGAATGGGCGCGAGGTCCACGCCTTTGGCGAGCTGTTCGGCGGCCCGGCGCGGCTGATCGCCGGCACGGCCCAGGGGCTGGACCTGATCGTGGTGGACGCACCCCACCTCTACGCCCGGGCGGGCAACCCCTATCTGGGGCCGGACGGGCGCGACTGGTCGGACAACGCCCTGCGCTTCGCCGCCTTGTCGCGCGCGGCGGCGGAGGTCGGCCTGGGCCGGGGCGGCGTGCCCCGCCCCGACATCGTCCACGCCCACGACTGGCAGACCGGCCTGGCGCCGGCCTACATGGTGTATGACCAGTGGGTGCAGACACCGTCCGTCATGACAGTGCACAACCTGGCCTTCCAGGGCCAGTTCGAGGCCACGCTGCTGCACCGCCTGGGCCTGCCGCCGCATTCCTTCGGCATGGACGGCGTCGAGTATTACGGCGGCATCGGTTACCTGAAGGCCGGCCTGCAACTGGCCAACCGCATCACCACCGTCTCCCCCACCTACGCGCAGGAGATCCGGGGGCCGGAGGCCGGCATGGGCCTGGACGGCCTGCTGCGCGCCCGCGCCGCCGACGTGTCGGGCATCATCAACGGTGTCGACACCACCATCTGGGATCCGGCCAACGACCCCTTCCTGCCCGCCCCCTTCTCTTCCCGGCACCTCAAGGGCCGGGCGGCGGCCAAGGCGACGCTGCAGCAACGTTTCGGCCTGGCCGAGGATCCGGACGCCCTGGTGTTCGGCGTGGTCAGCCGCCTGTCCTGGCAGAAGGGCCTGGATCTGCTGCTGGAGGCCATCCCCACCCTGATCGCCGCCGGCGGCCAGCTGGTGCTGCTGGGGGCCGGCGACCAGGTGCTGGAGCGCGGCTACCGCAACGCCGCCGCCGCCCATCCCGGCCGCATCGGCTGTGTCATCGGCTATGACGAACCGCTGGCCCATCTGATCCAGGCGGGGGCGGAAGCCCTGATCGTGCCCTCGCGGTTCGAACCCTGTGGCCTGACCCAGCTGTACGCCCTGCGCTACGGCGCCATCCCCGTCGTCTCCAGCGTCGGCGGCCTGGCCGACACGGTGATCGACGCCAATGAGATGGCGATCGCAGCCGGCGTGGGTACCGGCGTGCGCTTCCAGCCCACCAGCACCCTGGCGCTGGAGGGGGCGATCCAGCGCACGTCGGCCCTGTACGCCGACCATGCCGCCTGGAAGCGCCTGCGCCGCAACGCCATGGCGACCGACGTGTCCTGGACCATCCCGGCGCGCCGCTACGCCGCCCTGTACCGCGACCTGTTGTCGTGA
- the glgC gene encoding glucose-1-phosphate adenylyltransferase gives MARHAMAYVLAGGRGSRLMELTDRRAKPAVYFGGKTRIIDFALSNALNSGIRRIGVATQYKAHSLIRHLQHGWNFFRPERNESFDILPASQRVSEDHWYEGTADAVYQNIDIIQDYEPRYMVILAGDHIYKMDYELMLQQHVDSGADVTIGCLEVSKDEAKSFGVMHVDEQDRIISFVEKPKDPPTMPGSADRCLASMGIYVFSTEFLFDQLRRDAAEPDSSRDFGKDIIPYIVRNGKAVAHHFSRSCVRSTLETQPYWRDVGTVDAYAEANLDLTDLVPDLDLYDNNWPIWTYSEITPPAKFVHDEEGRRGQAISSLVSGGCIVSGASLKRSLLFTGVRVNSFSSLENAVLLPYVDIARSARLTNVVVDRGVQIPTGLVVGEDPEDDARRFRRSANGVCLITQAMIDRLKD, from the coding sequence CTGGCCCGCCACGCCATGGCCTATGTCCTGGCCGGCGGGCGCGGCTCACGCCTGATGGAACTGACCGACCGGCGGGCCAAGCCCGCCGTCTATTTCGGCGGCAAGACCCGCATCATCGACTTCGCCCTGTCCAACGCGCTGAATTCCGGCATCCGCCGCATCGGTGTCGCGACGCAATACAAGGCGCACAGCCTGATCCGCCATCTGCAGCACGGCTGGAACTTCTTCCGCCCCGAACGCAATGAAAGCTTCGACATCCTGCCCGCCTCGCAACGGGTATCGGAGGACCATTGGTATGAGGGCACGGCCGACGCTGTCTACCAGAACATCGATATCATCCAGGATTACGAGCCGCGCTACATGGTCATCCTGGCCGGCGACCACATCTACAAGATGGACTACGAGTTGATGTTGCAGCAGCACGTCGACAGTGGCGCCGACGTCACCATTGGCTGTCTTGAGGTCAGTAAGGATGAGGCCAAAAGTTTCGGCGTGATGCATGTGGATGAGCAGGACCGCATCATCTCCTTCGTTGAGAAGCCCAAGGACCCACCCACCATGCCGGGGTCGGCCGACCGCTGCCTGGCCTCCATGGGCATCTACGTCTTCAGCACCGAGTTCCTGTTCGACCAGTTGCGGCGCGACGCGGCGGAGCCGGACAGCTCCCGCGATTTCGGCAAGGACATCATCCCCTACATCGTGCGCAACGGGAAGGCGGTGGCCCACCACTTCTCCCGCTCCTGCGTGCGCTCCACCCTGGAGACGCAGCCCTATTGGCGCGACGTCGGCACGGTGGACGCCTATGCCGAGGCCAACCTGGACCTGACCGACCTGGTGCCGGACCTGGACCTCTACGACAACAACTGGCCGATCTGGACCTACAGCGAGATCACGCCGCCCGCCAAGTTCGTGCATGACGAGGAAGGGCGGCGCGGCCAGGCCATCTCTTCCCTGGTGTCGGGCGGCTGCATCGTGTCGGGCGCCAGCCTGAAGCGATCACTGCTGTTCACCGGCGTGCGCGTCAATTCCTTCTCCTCGCTGGAGAACGCGGTGCTGCTGCCCTATGTCGACATCGCCCGGTCGGCCCGGCTGACCAACGTGGTGGTCGATCGCGGCGTGCAGATCCCCACCGGCCTGGTGGTGGGCGAGGATCCGGAGGACGACGCCCGCCGCTTCCGCCGCAGCGCCAACGGCGTCTGCCTGATCACCCAAGCCATGATCGACCGCCTGAAGGATTGA